CGATGCGTACAGGGTGCGGCCCGTGAGCACCGGATTTCAACCGGAAGCACGTCTGCGGGTACTCTGAACGGTCTGCACCGGTGTCTGCCTGAGCCAGGGACGATCCCCCGGGATTGTCAGTGGCGGCGGCTACCGTTGCTTACGCATCACGACCCTCCTGCCACGGAACGACCGTGGCCGCTGAGTCCAAAGGAGGTGGGTTCCACATGCGTCACTACGAAGTGATGGTCATCCTCGACCCCGATCTCGAGGAGCGCGCAGTCTCCCCGCTGATCGAGAACTTCCTCTCCGTCGTCCGTGAGGGCAACGGAAAGGTTGAGAAGGTCGACACCTGGGGCCGTCGTCGTCTCGCTTACGAGATCAAGAAGAAGCCCGAGGGCATCTACTCGGTCATCGACCTGCAGGCCGAGCCTGCGGTCGTCAAGGAGCTCGACCGCCAGATGAACCTGAACGAGTCGGTCCTCCGGACCAAGGTCCTCCGTCCCGAGACCCACTGAGCATCTAGCTCAGAGGTCATCGGGTTCGAGTAGCAGCAAGCAGCCAGCAGCAATCCCGCCGAGAGGTTCACCCATGGCAGGCGAGACCGTCATCACGGTCGTCGGCAATCTCGTCGACGACCCCGAGCTGCGCTTCACCCCGTCCGGTGCGGCGGTCGCGAAGTTCCGCGTCGCGTCCACTCCCCGCACCTTCGACCGTCAGACCAATGAGTGGAAGGACGGCGAAAGCCTCTTCCTGACCTGCTCGGTCTGGCGTCAGGCGGCGGAGAACGTCGCCGAGTCGCTCCAGCGAGGCATGCGCGTTGTCGTGCAGGGCCGGCTGAAGCAGCGGTCCTACGAGGACCGCGAGGGCGTCAAGCGCACGGTCTATGAACTGGACGTCGAGGAAGTCGGCCCCAGCCTCAAGAACGCCACGGCCAAGGTCACCAAGACCACCGGTCGCGGTGGCCAGGGTGGCTACGGCGGCGGTCAGCAGCAGGGTGGCGGCAACTGGGGCGGCGGTCCCAGTGGCGGTGGCCAGCAGCAGGGCGGCGGCGGTGCACCCGCCGACGATCCCTGGGCCACCAGCGCGCCGGCCGGCGGCGGCCAGCAGCAGGGCAGTGGGGGCGGCTGGGGCGGAAGTTCCGGCGGTTCCGGCGGCGGCTACTCGGACGAGCCTCCCTTCTAAGGGCTGCTCGTACCCCACTTCTTGATCACACAGGAGATACACCATGGCGAAGCCGCCTGTGCGCAAGCCTAAGAAGAAGGTCTGCGCTTTCTGCAAGGACAAGACCGTATACGTGGACTACAAGGACACGAACATGCTGCGGAAGTTCATTTCCGACCGCGGCAAGATCCGTGCCCGCCGCGTTACCGGCAACTGCACGCAGCACCAGCGTGACGTCGCCACGGCCGTGAAGAACAGCCGTGAGATGGCGCTGCTGCCCTACACGTCCACCGCGCGATAAGGGGATGGTGACCGAATCATGAAGATCATCCTCACCCACGAGGTCTCTGGCCTCGGTGCTGCCGGCGACGTCGTCGACGTCAAGGACGGTTACGCTCGCAACTACCTGGTCCCGCGTGGTTTCGCGATCCGCTGGACCAAGGGTGGCGAGAAGGACGTGGCGCAGATCCGCCGCGCCCGCAAGATCCACGAGATCGCGACGATCGAGCAGGCCAATGAGATCAAGGCCCGGCTCGAGGCCGTGAAGGTGCGTCTGGCCGTTCGCTCCGGCGACGCCGGCCGTCTCTTCGGCTCCGTCACCCCGGCCGACATCGCCTCGGCGATCAAGACCGCCGGTGGCCCGGACGTCGACAAGCGTCGCGTTGAGCTCGGTTCGCCGATCAAGACCCTGGGCTCGCACCAGGTGTCCGTGCGTCTGCACCCCGAGGTTGCCGCGAAGCTGGGCGTCGAGGTCGTCGCCGCGTAACGCTGCGCTCGGCTGATGTAGTACGAAGGGCTGTACCCCGTGGGGTGCAGCCCTTCTGCTGTGCCGTCGTCACGTTTCACCGTGTTTCACGTCCATTGGGTTTCACGTGAAACATCGACGCTCACGGGTCGCGGCTCAGCGGGTCGCGCCGGTGACGATCCACCGGCCGGAGCGCGCTCGCAGCCAGAGCGTCAGCATGCGGACCGTCATCATCAGCGTCATGGCCCACCACAGGGCAGTCAGGCCGCCGCCCAGCGTGGGAATGAGCAGCGCGACCGGCGCGAAGACCGCCAGGGTCAGGAGCATCGCCCCGGCCAGGTAGGGGCCGTCGCCCGCTCCCATCAGTACGCCGTCGAGGACAAAGACCACGCCCGCGATCGGCTGGGAGACGGCAACGACCAGCAGGGCCGGGAGAAGGGTCTCGTGCACGGCCGAGTCGCTGCTGAACAGCGGGATGAGGAGGGGCCGGGATGCCACCACCAGGATGGCGAGCACCACACCGGACGCGATGCCCCACTGCACCATGCGGCGGCAGGCCTGACGGGCGCCCTCGGCGTCGCCCGCCCCGAGATATCGGCCGATGATCGCCTGTCCGGCGATGGCGATCGCATCGAGCGCGAAAGCCATCAGGCTCCACAGGGACAGAACGATCTGGTGGGCCGCGATTTCGGTGTCCCCGAGGCGGGCGGCCACGGCGGTGGCGATCATCAGGACGGCACGCAGCGAGAGGGTGCGGACAAGGAGGGGGACGCCGGCCTGGGCGCTGGCTCGTATGCCCGCGGCATCGGGGCTCAGCGAGGCGCCGTGGCGCCGGGCTCCTCGTATAACGACGGTCAGGTAGGCGGCAGCCATGGCGGCCTGTGCGATGACGGTGCCCCAGGCGGAGCCTGCGATGCCGAGGCCGGCGCCGTAGACGAGTCCCACGTTGAGCGCCGCGTTGAGGGTGAAGCCGCCGATGGCTACGTACAGCGGGGTCCGGGTGTCCTGGAGGCCGCGCAGTACTCCGGTGGCGGCCAGCACCATCAGCATCGCGGGGATGCCGAAACTGGAGATCCGGAGGTAGGTGGTGGCGTACGGGGCGGCGGTGTCGGAGGCCCCGAAGGCCTGGACGAGCCAGGGCGCCGTGGGCAGGGTGACGGCGACAACGGCGACGCCGAGGAGCAGCGCGAGCCAGATGCCGTCCATCCCCTGGCGTATGGCGGCGGCGAGATCGCCCGCGCCCACGCGGCGGGCGACAGCGGCCGTGGTGGCGTAGGCGAGGAAGACGAAGACGCTCACGGAGGTCATCAGAAGTGCCGCCGCGACTCCCAGGCCGGCGAGTTGCGGGGTGCCGAGATGGCCGACGATGGCGCTGTCGACCATCACGAAGAGCGGCTCGGCGACGAGGGCGCCGAAGGCGGGAAGGGCGAGCGCGACGATCTCTCGGTCGTGGCGTCGCCGGAGAGCCTTCGTTGCCGCCGGAGCCTGAGTCATGGCAGCAATCTAATCTTCCACAGGTAAGAGATGCAAATGGTTTGCAGTCCTTACTGATGGTCAAGGCGCGGGCTCGGCTGTGTGCCCTTTGTTCTGATCTTGGCCCAGTCGGGAAAGTTTTTCTCCCCCACAGCCGGTGGACGGAAAAGTGCCAGGTCAGAGCATGTGTGGCGGGATGCCTTCGACTTTGTCCACAGAGCTGTCCCCCGGTCCGTGCACAGGTTCCGGAGAGTTCTCCACAGCATCTGGACCTTCGTCCACACGGCCTGTGGATAACCAGATTGGCTGACGGTGCCGGCGGGCCTACCGTGGACCGTCGCCCGACGCGCCCGAAGCGGAGTCTGGCCGTTCGTTTTGTCAGTGTCGTGCCGTAGAAAGAGTTGGCACGGCGAGGTCCGCGGGGCGGACGGGAGGGAGGTGGCCCGGGTGAGCATTTCCGAGCCCTTGGACGACCCCTGGGCAGCCGACGGCGGTCCCAGCGACCGCCTTCCCGTCTCCCGACAGCGCCGCAGCGAAAGCCGTGCCGGCCGCGAGGACCAGCACGAGCGTGGCAGGGACACCGGCGGCTGGGACGGTGGCTTGCCCGGCTTCGAGCGAGTGCCTCCGCAGGACCTGGACGCCGAGCAGTCCGTCCTCGGCGGCATGCTCCTCTCCAAGGACGCCATCGCCGATGTCGTGGAGATCATCAAGGGTCATGACTTCTACCGGCCCGCTCACGAGACCGTCTATACGGCGATCCTCGACCTCTATGCCAAGGGCGAGCCGGCCGACCCCATCACCGTTGCTGCCGAACTGGTCAAGCGTGGCGAAATCACCAGGGTCGGTGGTGCTCCGTACTTGCACACCCTGGTCCAGTCGGTCCCGACCGCGGCCAACGCCTCGTATTACGCGGAGATCGTCCATGAGCGTGCGGTGCTGCGTCGCCTCGTCGAGGCAGGCACCAAGATCACGCAGATGGGCTACGCGGCGGACGGCGATGTCGACGAGATCGTCAACTCCGCCCAGGCCGAGATCTATGCCGTTACCGAGCAGCGCACCAGTGAGGACTATCTGCCGCTCGGCGACATCATGGAGGGCGCGCTCGACGAGATCGAGGCGATCGGGTCACGCAGTGGCGAGATGACCGGTGTTCCCACCGGGTTCACCGACTTCGACTCACTCACCAATGGCCTTCACCCGGGCCAGATGATCGTCATCGCGGCCCGTCCCGCCATGGGTAAGTCCACGCTGGCACTGGACTTCGCCCGCGCCTGTTCCATCAAGAACAATCTGCCGAGCGTGATCTTCTCCCTCGAAATGGGTCGCAACGAGATCGCGATGCGTCTGCTGTCCGCCGAGGCGCGGGTGGCGCTGCACCACATGCGCTCGGGAACGATGACGGACGACGACTGGACCCGGCTCGCACGCCGGATGCCGGATGTGTCGCAGGCCCCGCTCTATATCGACGACTCCCCGAACCTCTCGATGATGGAGATCCGGGCGAAGTGCCGGCGCCTCAAGCAGCGCAATGATCTGAAGCTGGTCGTCATCGACTATCTGCAGCTGATGCAGTCCGGTGGTTCGAAGCGTGCCGAGAGCCGTCAGCAGGAGGTTTCTGACATGTCGCGAAATCTCAAGCTTCTGGCGAAGGAGCTGGAGCTCCCGGTGA
This window of the Streptomyces sp. SLBN-118 genome carries:
- the rpsF gene encoding 30S ribosomal protein S6, whose product is MRHYEVMVILDPDLEERAVSPLIENFLSVVREGNGKVEKVDTWGRRRLAYEIKKKPEGIYSVIDLQAEPAVVKELDRQMNLNESVLRTKVLRPETH
- a CDS encoding single-stranded DNA-binding protein yields the protein MAGETVITVVGNLVDDPELRFTPSGAAVAKFRVASTPRTFDRQTNEWKDGESLFLTCSVWRQAAENVAESLQRGMRVVVQGRLKQRSYEDREGVKRTVYELDVEEVGPSLKNATAKVTKTTGRGGQGGYGGGQQQGGGNWGGGPSGGGQQQGGGGAPADDPWATSAPAGGGQQQGSGGGWGGSSGGSGGGYSDEPPF
- the rpsR gene encoding 30S ribosomal protein S18 — protein: MAKPPVRKPKKKVCAFCKDKTVYVDYKDTNMLRKFISDRGKIRARRVTGNCTQHQRDVATAVKNSREMALLPYTSTAR
- the rplI gene encoding 50S ribosomal protein L9, yielding MKIILTHEVSGLGAAGDVVDVKDGYARNYLVPRGFAIRWTKGGEKDVAQIRRARKIHEIATIEQANEIKARLEAVKVRLAVRSGDAGRLFGSVTPADIASAIKTAGGPDVDKRRVELGSPIKTLGSHQVSVRLHPEVAAKLGVEVVAA
- a CDS encoding MATE family efflux transporter, with amino-acid sequence MTQAPAATKALRRRHDREIVALALPAFGALVAEPLFVMVDSAIVGHLGTPQLAGLGVAAALLMTSVSVFVFLAYATTAAVARRVGAGDLAAAIRQGMDGIWLALLLGVAVVAVTLPTAPWLVQAFGASDTAAPYATTYLRISSFGIPAMLMVLAATGVLRGLQDTRTPLYVAIGGFTLNAALNVGLVYGAGLGIAGSAWGTVIAQAAMAAAYLTVVIRGARRHGASLSPDAAGIRASAQAGVPLLVRTLSLRAVLMIATAVAARLGDTEIAAHQIVLSLWSLMAFALDAIAIAGQAIIGRYLGAGDAEGARQACRRMVQWGIASGVVLAILVVASRPLLIPLFSSDSAVHETLLPALLVVAVSQPIAGVVFVLDGVLMGAGDGPYLAGAMLLTLAVFAPVALLIPTLGGGLTALWWAMTLMMTVRMLTLWLRARSGRWIVTGATR
- the dnaB gene encoding replicative DNA helicase produces the protein MDDPWAADGGPSDRLPVSRQRRSESRAGREDQHERGRDTGGWDGGLPGFERVPPQDLDAEQSVLGGMLLSKDAIADVVEIIKGHDFYRPAHETVYTAILDLYAKGEPADPITVAAELVKRGEITRVGGAPYLHTLVQSVPTAANASYYAEIVHERAVLRRLVEAGTKITQMGYAADGDVDEIVNSAQAEIYAVTEQRTSEDYLPLGDIMEGALDEIEAIGSRSGEMTGVPTGFTDFDSLTNGLHPGQMIVIAARPAMGKSTLALDFARACSIKNNLPSVIFSLEMGRNEIAMRLLSAEARVALHHMRSGTMTDDDWTRLARRMPDVSQAPLYIDDSPNLSMMEIRAKCRRLKQRNDLKLVVIDYLQLMQSGGSKRAESRQQEVSDMSRNLKLLAKELELPVIALSQLNRGPEQRTDKKPMVSDLRESGSIEQDADMVILLHREDAYEKESPRAGEADLIVAKHRNGPTATITVAFQGHYSRFVDMAQT